Proteins from a single region of Flavobacterium sp. YJ01:
- the ruvB gene encoding Holliday junction branch migration DNA helicase RuvB, with the protein MNENLDPTTKGYNSEELDLEKRLRPLSFDDFAGQDQVLENLKVFVAAANQRGEALDHALFHGPPGLGKTTLANILANELEVGIKITSGPVLDKPGDLAGLLTNLDERDVLFIDEIHRLSPVVEEYLYSAMEDFKIDIMIESGPNARTVQINLNPFTLIGATTRSGLLTAPMRARFGISSRLQYYTTELLTTIVERSASILKTPIDLEAAIEIAGRSRGTPRIANALLRRVRDFAQIKGNGRIDLEISRYALKALNVDAHGLDEMDNKILLTIINKFKGGPVGLSTLATAVSESSETIEEVYEPFLIQEGFIMRTPRGREVTDKAYKHLGKINTNNIQGGLF; encoded by the coding sequence ATGAATGAAAATCTAGATCCTACAACAAAAGGTTATAATTCGGAAGAATTAGATCTTGAGAAAAGACTGCGTCCACTATCATTTGATGATTTTGCTGGACAAGATCAAGTTTTGGAAAATTTGAAAGTCTTTGTTGCTGCGGCTAATCAGCGTGGCGAAGCGCTTGATCATGCTTTATTTCATGGACCTCCAGGTTTAGGAAAAACGACGTTGGCAAATATTCTTGCTAATGAATTAGAAGTTGGGATAAAAATTACCTCTGGTCCAGTTCTAGATAAGCCGGGAGATTTAGCTGGTTTGCTAACCAATTTAGATGAAAGAGATGTTTTGTTCATTGATGAAATTCATCGATTAAGTCCAGTTGTCGAAGAATATCTATACTCAGCTATGGAGGATTTCAAAATAGATATTATGATTGAATCGGGACCTAATGCGAGAACTGTTCAAATTAATTTGAACCCATTTACATTGATCGGTGCGACAACTAGATCTGGATTGTTAACCGCACCAATGCGTGCGCGTTTTGGGATTTCATCTCGATTGCAATATTATACAACTGAACTTTTAACTACTATTGTAGAAAGAAGTGCCTCTATATTAAAAACGCCCATAGATTTAGAAGCTGCAATTGAAATTGCAGGAAGAAGTCGTGGAACTCCTCGTATTGCAAATGCATTACTAAGAAGAGTTCGTGATTTTGCGCAAATTAAAGGAAATGGTAGAATTGATTTAGAAATTTCTAGATATGCTTTAAAGGCGCTTAATGTAGATGCTCATGGTCTAGACGAGATGGATAATAAAATCTTATTAACGATTATCAATAAATTTAAAGGTGGTCCAGTTGGACTTTCGACTTTGGCTACTGCAGTAAGTGAAAGTAGTGAAACTATTGAAGAAGTCTACGAACCGTTTTTGATTCAGGAGGGTTTCATTATGAGAACTCCTCGCGGACGAGAAGTTACTGATAAAGCCTATAAGCATCTTGGAAAAATAAACACCAATAATATTCAGGGTGGTTTATTTTAA